The genome window GTGGATTTACATCGCCGGGCAGTTGGCGGTGTTCTTTGCTCCCATTGCAGGCTTGCTCATCGCCCGCTTTGGGCTGGTGCCGACCATGCGCGGCTTGCTGTTGCTGGCGTGCGTGATGATGACTGCCAAATTCATCGTCATGAACGCCATGGTCACCGAGACGCAGAGGGGCAAAATCCGCATGGAAGAGACGCGCCACCGCAGTATCTTCTCGCTTCTGCTGGAGTACCGCGATGTGCTGGGCATCCTCTTCCGCTCGCCCGCCACGCTCTACACCCTGGGCATTCACCTTGCCTTTTCCATCGCCAACACGGTGAGCGGCACCTTCTGGTCGATTCTGGTGACGGAGAAACTGCTCATCCCCGCCGCGCACCTCTCGCTCTTCCCCATCGCCAAATCTGCCATCATGCTGATGTTCTTCTTCCTCATCACCCCGCGCCTGCGCGGCGTACACTTCCGCAACCCGATGGTGCTGTCGTTCCTGGGGTACATCGTTGCCTACTCCATCCTGCTGGTCACCCCCGAGCGCAACTACCCCCTGCTGTTCCTCTCGGTGACCATCGAGACCTGCAGTTTTGCCGTGCTGGGTACGCAGTTGGATCGCCTGCTGGTGGTGACGATGAACCCCGAGGAACGCGCCCGCATCATGGCGCTGTTCGTTGCCACGCTGGTGGCGGCAACCTCGCCCTTTGGCTGGATTGCCGGAGCGTTGTCTTCCATCAACCGCATCCTGCCCTTCCTGCTGTGCCTGGCGATGTATGCCATCGGCATCGTGCTGGTACTGCGCGCCGCGCGCCTGCCGCAAAATCAACCCCAAACCGGCGAGGTCGCGGCTGGATGAGCGTCATTCTGTGGTTGATTCGTCACGGGGAAACCGACTGGAACCGCGAGGGGCGCTGGCAGGGCTGGCGGGATGTGCCGCTCAATGCCACCGGGCTGGCGCAAGCCGAAGCCATGGCGGAAAAACTGGCAGTCGCCGGGGTGACCTTCCACGCGCTGTATGCCAGCCCTCTGCGCCGGGCTTTGCAGACTGCGCAACCGGCGGCGCGCCGTTTGGGGCTGGAAATCCGCGTGGATGAACGCCTGCGCGAGATTCATCAGGGGGCGTTTGAGGGACTGACCCACGCCGAGATTGCCGAGCGCTACGCCGCCGAACTGGACGCCATCCGCCGCATGCCTGCCACGGCATCCGCACCCGGCGGCGAGACGGTGACGCAGGTTGCCGCCCGCCTGCGCGCCGCCGCCGATGACCTTGCCCGCCGCCACGCGGGTCAGACGGTGCTGGTGTTTGGTCACGGCTTGGCGCTGGCAACCCTGTACTGTCAGGCGCACGGCATCCCGCTGGAGCAGGCGCACCTTCACATCCCCCGCAACGGGGATATCCTGGTGGTGGAGTGGGGGGAAGAAACTTCTCTATCGGTGCGGTAATCCTGTTTGTGCCGCTGTCAACGCCCGGCACCCCTGCAGAAAGTCGCTGAAAGCGCCGCGGTGGTCTTTCTTTCTGTCAGAGAAAACGGGTAAATCCAGAGAGGAATGGCTTCGGTCGCCCTGGCGGGCTCCCTCGCAATGACACCCCTTCGCGCCTTCGTGGTGAGACCAGCACGCAGGTTTCGACAGGCTCGGCGAACGCGAACCGCAGGCTGAGTTCGCCGAAGCGTGCAATCGGCTTAGCGAACCCTCTTATCTCCCTTCGCGCGCTTTGCGCCTTCGCGGTGAGACCAGCACAACGGCTTCGACAGGCTCAGGCTTCGACAGGCTCAGCCGGCGGGACTTGGTATGCCCCTTACCTGCGGCTGACCTCAATCATCCAGCGGCTGACGGAGAGCAATTGCTCGTAAGGAATGGGCGGCGTGCCGCCGCTTTTCAGCGCGGTGAGGAAGGCTTGCCAGGCGGCGGCGTGACCCTTGTCCTGCCCGCCCGCGCGCACCTCTTCGCGGCGGTTGCCGCGGTACACCTCCAGGCGGGTGAAATCGTCCAGCACCAGCGCCGTACCCGCGCAGAACACCTCCACGCGCTCTTTGGGCATGGCGCGGTCGCCGTTGGCGAGGTAGGAAACCGTCCCCAGCGAGCCGTCGGCAAAGGTCAGGGTGAGCAGGGCGTTATCGCCGTGGTAGCGCCCGCCGTCGGGCAGGTAGCGGGCTTCGACCGAGACGGGAGGAGTTCCCACCAGGAAGGTGAGGAAGTCCACAAAGTGACAGGCTTCGCCAAGGATGCGCCCGCCGCCCACCGCAGGGTCCTGCGTCCAGTGATTGGCGGGCAGGTAACCGGCATTGATGCGGTAATGCGCCGCCAGGGGTTCGGCGCGCCCCTCCAGGCGGGCTTTCATGCGCTGAGCCAGCGGCGCAAAGCGCCGGTTGAAGCCCACCATCAGCAGGGGCAGGTCTTCGTTCTGCAGGGCGCGTTCGATTTCGTCCAGTTCCTCCAGCGTCAGTGCCAGGGGTTTTTCGCAGTACACTGCCTTGCCCGCCCGCAGGGCTTGCAGGGTCTGACGGGCGTGGTGGTTGTGGCGGGTGAGGATGACCACCGCCTGAATCTCCGGCGCGCCGAGGATTTCCTCTTCCTGCGAGGTGGCAAAGCGGAAGCCGTATTTTTTGGCGGCGTGGCGGGCAGTCAAGCCCGAGGCGCTGGCAATGCCCTCCAGGCGCACGCCTCCCACCCGCTGGATGGCAGGCAGGAAGGTCGCCAGGGCGTAGTTGCCCGCGCCCAGCACACCGATTCCCGGCTGGTCCTGCGCCGCCGGGACGGGCGGGCGCAGTTCCACGCGCCGCGCGGGCGTCTCTTCCGGCGCCTGAGGATAGGTGAGCAGGACGCCCAGGAACGATTCTTTGCGC of Anaerolinea thermophila UNI-1 contains these proteins:
- a CDS encoding MFS transporter, which produces MAHPLIATLKNARGNARGAILSEPLWGIPFNLYAPYFSVYMLALGLTDSQIGLLVSLGLVFQFFWGLLGGIITDKLGRKRTTFIFDAISWTIPTLLWATAKSFYSFLAAVPFNSAWRVTHNSWTLVLVEDTDPEELVEIYSWIYIAGQLAVFFAPIAGLLIARFGLVPTMRGLLLLACVMMTAKFIVMNAMVTETQRGKIRMEETRHRSIFSLLLEYRDVLGILFRSPATLYTLGIHLAFSIANTVSGTFWSILVTEKLLIPAAHLSLFPIAKSAIMLMFFFLITPRLRGVHFRNPMVLSFLGYIVAYSILLVTPERNYPLLFLSVTIETCSFAVLGTQLDRLLVVTMNPEERARIMALFVATLVAATSPFGWIAGALSSINRILPFLLCLAMYAIGIVLVLRAARLPQNQPQTGEVAAG
- a CDS encoding histidine phosphatase family protein yields the protein MSVILWLIRHGETDWNREGRWQGWRDVPLNATGLAQAEAMAEKLAVAGVTFHALYASPLRRALQTAQPAARRLGLEIRVDERLREIHQGAFEGLTHAEIAERYAAELDAIRRMPATASAPGGETVTQVAARLRAAADDLARRHAGQTVLVFGHGLALATLYCQAHGIPLEQAHLHIPRNGDILVVEWGEETSLSVR